One part of the Lotus japonicus ecotype B-129 chromosome 2, LjGifu_v1.2 genome encodes these proteins:
- the LOC130735366 gene encoding protein FAR1-RELATED SEQUENCE 5-like, producing MEEDWKPKVDMIFDSFEDAWKFWVDYGGKVGFGVRKQYTHHNKSGSIATCIFVCCKEGLRKPDKRDYKTINARPETRTGCKARLGLKNLCGKLIVHDFIEEHNHILHLQETTHMLSSQRKVSEVQCHQIDVADDAGLQQRKRFDLMSKQVGGRTNLGYTRLDQKNYLRNRRQRSMVRGEAGYLLQYFQRKLLSTMHIN from the coding sequence ATGGAAGAAGATTGGAAGCCAAAGGTGGATATGATTTTTGATAGCTTTGAAGACGCTTGGAAGTTTTGGGTTGATTATGGTGGGAAAGTTGGATTTGGAGTGAGAAAGCAATATACTCATCATAATAAAAGTGGCTCAATTGCGACATGCATATTTGTTTGTTGCAAAGAAGGGTTGCGAAAGCCTGACAAACGTGATTATAAAACAATCAATGCAAGACCGGAGACAAGAACAGGTTGTAAAGCAAGGTTGGGACTCAAAAATCTGTGTGGAAAATTGATAGTGCATGACTTTATAGAGGAACATAATCATATTTTGCATCTACAAGAAACAACTCATATGTTGTCATCTCAAAGAAAAGTTTCTGAAGTTCAATGTCATCAAATTGATGTAGCAGATGATGCTGGCCTACAACAAAGGAAGAGGTTTGATTTGATGAGTAAGCAAGTGGGAGGTAGAACTAACTTGGGATATACTCGCCTGGATCAAAAGAATTATCTTAGAAATAGAAGGCAAAGGAGTATGGTCCGAGGGGAAGCCGGTTATCTATTACAATACTTTCAAAGAAAGCTACTTTCTACCATGCATATCAATTAG